Proteins encoded within one genomic window of Humulus lupulus chromosome 1, drHumLupu1.1, whole genome shotgun sequence:
- the LOC133787645 gene encoding probable polyamine transporter At1g31830 isoform X1: MQKQRSALTWQTSSPTMEYNSDVYVHLGEGSSPKLERIQKVSMLPLVFLIFYEVSGGPFGVEDSVQAAGPLLALLGFLVFALIWSVPEALITAEMATMFPENGGYVVWVSSALGPYWGFQQGWMKWLSGVIDNALYPVLFLDYLKSGVPELETGLYRVIAILCLTAFFTYLNYRGLSLVGWVAILLGIFSLLPFIFMGLVAIPKLQPSRWLVVDMQNVNWALYLNVLFWNLNYWDSISTLAGEVETPSKTLPRALFYALILVVSGYIFPLLVGTGAIPVDRELWSDGYFSEIAKILGGVWLRFWVQAASALSNMGMFVAEMSSDAYQLQGMAYRGMLPAFFGKKSRHGTPIIGILFSASGVILLSWMSFQEIVAAENYLYCFGMIMEFIAFVKLRMKYPAASRPYKIPVGTTGAIMLCIPPTLLIVVVLALASLKVMVLSIFAVIIGLVMYPCLKYTEKKRWLRFCVAPDLPDIGSVLQ, from the coding sequence ATGCAGAAGCAGAGAAGTGCATTGACTTGGCAAACTTCCTCTCCAACGATGGAGTACAATAGTGATGTATACGTTCATTTAGGAGAAGGCTCTTCTCCTAAACTAGAGAGAATTCAAAAGGTTTCAATGTTGCCTCTTGTGTTCTTGATCTTCTATGAGGTCTCAGGGGGTCCATTTGGAGTTGAAGACAGTGTGCAGGCTGCTGGTCCCCTCTTAGCCCTTCTTGGTTTTCTGGTTTTTGCACTCATATGGAGTGTTCCTGAGGCCTTAATAACTGCTGAAATGGCGACCATGTTTCCGGAAAATGGTGGATATGTTGTTTGGGTTTCATCAGCGTTGGGTCCTTATTGGGGCTTCCAGCAAGGTTGGATGAAATGGCTGAGTGGGGTCATTGACAATGCTCTATACCCCGTTTTATTCCTAGACTATCTAAAATCGGGAGTCCCCGAGTTGGAAACTGGATTATACAGAGTAATTGCCATATTGTGTTTGACTGCATTTTTCACTTATTTGAACTATAGGGGCTTGAGCTTAGTGGGCTGGGTTGCTATTTTACTTGGAATATTTTCTCTACTTCCTTTCATATTTATGGGACTTGTTGCAATTCCTAAGTTACAACCCTCAAGATGGCTTGTGGTGGATATGCAAAATGTGAACTGGGCATTGTACTTGAACGTTTTGTTCTGGAATCTCAATTACTGGGATTCAATTAGTACTCTGGCGGGGGAGGTAGAAACCCCGAGCAAAACGCTTCCAAGAGCTCTCTTTTATGCTCTTATTTTGGTTGTATCAGGATACATTTTTCCACTTCTGGTAGGAACAGGAGCTATCCCGGTGGATCGTGAACTCTGGTCTGATGGCTACTTCTCAGAAATTGCTAAAATACTAGGTGGTGTATGGTTAAGATTTTGGGTCCAAGCTGCATCTGCTTTGTCAAACATGGGGATGTTTGTAGCTGAGATGAGCAGTGATGCTTATCAGCTTCAGGGGATGGCATACCGTGGGATGCTTCCAGCATTCTTTGGCAAGAAGTCTCGGCATGGGACTCCTATTATAGGAATTTTATTTTCTGCATCTGGTGTGATTCTACTTTCATGGATGAGTTTTCAAGAGATTGTAGCAGCGGAGAACTATTTATACTGTTTTGGAATGATAATGGAGTTCATAGCATTTGTCAAGTTAAGGATGAAATATCCAGCTGCATCTCGGCCTTATAAGATCCCCGTCGGTACAACAGGTGCAATTATGCTTTGTATTCCCCCGACCCTACTGATTGTTGTGGTCTTAGCTCTTGCTTCTTTGAAGGTTATGGTATTAAGCATCTTTGCTGTGATAATTGGGCTGGTTATGTATCCTTGTCTCAAGTACACTGAGAAGAAGAGATGGTTAAGATTCTGTGTGGCCCCTGACCTTCCTGATATCGGATCAGTACTGCAATAA
- the LOC133787645 gene encoding probable polyamine transporter At1g31830 isoform X3, with translation MEYNSDVYVHLGEGSSPKLERIQKVSMLPLVFLIFYEVSGGPFGVEDSVQAAGPLLALLGFLVFALIWSVPEALITAEMATMFPENGGYVVWVSSALGPYWGFQQGWMKWLSGVIDNALYPVLFLDYLKSGVPELETGLYRVIAILCLTAFFTYLNYRGLSLVGWVAILLGIFSLLPFIFMGLVAIPKLQPSRWLVVDMQNVNWALYLNVLFWNLNYWDSISTLAGEVETPSKTLPRALFYALILVVSGYIFPLLVGTGAIPVDRELWSDGYFSEIAKILGGVWLRFWVQAASALSNMGMFVAEMSSDAYQLQGMAYRGMLPAFFGKKSRHGTPIIGILFSASGVILLSWMSFQEIVAAENYLYCFGMIMEFIAFVKLRMKYPAASRPYKIPVGTTGAIMLCIPPTLLIVVVLALASLKVMVLSIFAVIIGLVMYPCLKYTEKKRWLRFCVAPDLPDIGSVLQ, from the coding sequence ATGGAGTACAATAGTGATGTATACGTTCATTTAGGAGAAGGCTCTTCTCCTAAACTAGAGAGAATTCAAAAGGTTTCAATGTTGCCTCTTGTGTTCTTGATCTTCTATGAGGTCTCAGGGGGTCCATTTGGAGTTGAAGACAGTGTGCAGGCTGCTGGTCCCCTCTTAGCCCTTCTTGGTTTTCTGGTTTTTGCACTCATATGGAGTGTTCCTGAGGCCTTAATAACTGCTGAAATGGCGACCATGTTTCCGGAAAATGGTGGATATGTTGTTTGGGTTTCATCAGCGTTGGGTCCTTATTGGGGCTTCCAGCAAGGTTGGATGAAATGGCTGAGTGGGGTCATTGACAATGCTCTATACCCCGTTTTATTCCTAGACTATCTAAAATCGGGAGTCCCCGAGTTGGAAACTGGATTATACAGAGTAATTGCCATATTGTGTTTGACTGCATTTTTCACTTATTTGAACTATAGGGGCTTGAGCTTAGTGGGCTGGGTTGCTATTTTACTTGGAATATTTTCTCTACTTCCTTTCATATTTATGGGACTTGTTGCAATTCCTAAGTTACAACCCTCAAGATGGCTTGTGGTGGATATGCAAAATGTGAACTGGGCATTGTACTTGAACGTTTTGTTCTGGAATCTCAATTACTGGGATTCAATTAGTACTCTGGCGGGGGAGGTAGAAACCCCGAGCAAAACGCTTCCAAGAGCTCTCTTTTATGCTCTTATTTTGGTTGTATCAGGATACATTTTTCCACTTCTGGTAGGAACAGGAGCTATCCCGGTGGATCGTGAACTCTGGTCTGATGGCTACTTCTCAGAAATTGCTAAAATACTAGGTGGTGTATGGTTAAGATTTTGGGTCCAAGCTGCATCTGCTTTGTCAAACATGGGGATGTTTGTAGCTGAGATGAGCAGTGATGCTTATCAGCTTCAGGGGATGGCATACCGTGGGATGCTTCCAGCATTCTTTGGCAAGAAGTCTCGGCATGGGACTCCTATTATAGGAATTTTATTTTCTGCATCTGGTGTGATTCTACTTTCATGGATGAGTTTTCAAGAGATTGTAGCAGCGGAGAACTATTTATACTGTTTTGGAATGATAATGGAGTTCATAGCATTTGTCAAGTTAAGGATGAAATATCCAGCTGCATCTCGGCCTTATAAGATCCCCGTCGGTACAACAGGTGCAATTATGCTTTGTATTCCCCCGACCCTACTGATTGTTGTGGTCTTAGCTCTTGCTTCTTTGAAGGTTATGGTATTAAGCATCTTTGCTGTGATAATTGGGCTGGTTATGTATCCTTGTCTCAAGTACACTGAGAAGAAGAGATGGTTAAGATTCTGTGTGGCCCCTGACCTTCCTGATATCGGATCAGTACTGCAATAA
- the LOC133789414 gene encoding calcium-transporting ATPase 9, plasma membrane-type-like: MDAGASQGLNIIGSIDCKAWGVHECWADSKVHIHWKGAAEIVLASCTGYLDSNGCVQSIDEEKEFFKTAIDNMAANSLRCIAIAYRSYELDKVPSEEEQLSHWALPEEELTLLAIVGIKDPCRDGVSDVVKTCMAAGVKVRMVTGDNLQTAKAIALECGILDSIKDATHPTLIEGKDFRALSEREREQIAKKITVMGRSSPNDKLLLFQALGKGGEVVAVTGDGTNDAPALHEVCCLCAKRSLLYFLNRIFGACIFQDMKCLDNVLNLMED, translated from the exons ATGGATGCAGGCGCAAGCCAGGGACTCAACATCATTGGCTCAATCGACTGTAAGGCGTGGGGCGTCCATGAGTGTTGG GCGGACTCAAAAGTGCATATACATTGGAAGGGAGCAGCGGAGATAGTCTTGGCCTCGTGTACAGGGTATCTTGATTCAAATGGTTGTGTGCAGTCCATTGATGAAGAAAAG GAGTTTTTCAAGACAGCTATTGATAACATGGCTGCAAATAGTCTGCGATGTATTGCCATTGCATACAGGTCCTACGAGTTGGACAAAGTACCTTCAGAGGAAGAACAATTGAGTCATTGGGCTTTACCTGAAGAAGAACTTACCTTGCTTGCTATTGTCGGTATAAAA GATCCTTGTCGTGATGGTGTCAGTGATGTAGTGAAAACATGCATGGCTGCCGGTGTTAAG GTACGCATGGTTACAGGAGACAATCTTCAAACAGCCAAGGCAATTGCTTTGGAGTGTGGGATACTTGATTCGATAAAAGATGCTACTCATCCTACACTCATTGAAGGAAAGGATTTCCGTGCATTATCTGAAAGGGAGAGGGAACAAATTGCCAAGAAAATAACG GTAATGGGAAGGTCTTCCCCAAATGATAAGCTTTTGCTTTTCCAAGCATTAGGGAAGGGAGGAGAAGTTGTTGCTGTAACTGGAGATGGCACTAATGATGCTCCTGCACTTCATGAGGTTTGTTGTCTTTGTGCAAAAAGaagtttgttgtattttcttaatAGGATATTTGGTGCTTGTATTTTCCAGGATATGAAATGTCTTGACAATGTGCTAAATTTAATGGAAGATTGA
- the LOC133787645 gene encoding probable polyamine transporter At1g31830 isoform X2 produces MKQRSALTWQTSSPTMEYNSDVYVHLGEGSSPKLERIQKVSMLPLVFLIFYEVSGGPFGVEDSVQAAGPLLALLGFLVFALIWSVPEALITAEMATMFPENGGYVVWVSSALGPYWGFQQGWMKWLSGVIDNALYPVLFLDYLKSGVPELETGLYRVIAILCLTAFFTYLNYRGLSLVGWVAILLGIFSLLPFIFMGLVAIPKLQPSRWLVVDMQNVNWALYLNVLFWNLNYWDSISTLAGEVETPSKTLPRALFYALILVVSGYIFPLLVGTGAIPVDRELWSDGYFSEIAKILGGVWLRFWVQAASALSNMGMFVAEMSSDAYQLQGMAYRGMLPAFFGKKSRHGTPIIGILFSASGVILLSWMSFQEIVAAENYLYCFGMIMEFIAFVKLRMKYPAASRPYKIPVGTTGAIMLCIPPTLLIVVVLALASLKVMVLSIFAVIIGLVMYPCLKYTEKKRWLRFCVAPDLPDIGSVLQ; encoded by the exons ATG AAGCAGAGAAGTGCATTGACTTGGCAAACTTCCTCTCCAACGATGGAGTACAATAGTGATGTATACGTTCATTTAGGAGAAGGCTCTTCTCCTAAACTAGAGAGAATTCAAAAGGTTTCAATGTTGCCTCTTGTGTTCTTGATCTTCTATGAGGTCTCAGGGGGTCCATTTGGAGTTGAAGACAGTGTGCAGGCTGCTGGTCCCCTCTTAGCCCTTCTTGGTTTTCTGGTTTTTGCACTCATATGGAGTGTTCCTGAGGCCTTAATAACTGCTGAAATGGCGACCATGTTTCCGGAAAATGGTGGATATGTTGTTTGGGTTTCATCAGCGTTGGGTCCTTATTGGGGCTTCCAGCAAGGTTGGATGAAATGGCTGAGTGGGGTCATTGACAATGCTCTATACCCCGTTTTATTCCTAGACTATCTAAAATCGGGAGTCCCCGAGTTGGAAACTGGATTATACAGAGTAATTGCCATATTGTGTTTGACTGCATTTTTCACTTATTTGAACTATAGGGGCTTGAGCTTAGTGGGCTGGGTTGCTATTTTACTTGGAATATTTTCTCTACTTCCTTTCATATTTATGGGACTTGTTGCAATTCCTAAGTTACAACCCTCAAGATGGCTTGTGGTGGATATGCAAAATGTGAACTGGGCATTGTACTTGAACGTTTTGTTCTGGAATCTCAATTACTGGGATTCAATTAGTACTCTGGCGGGGGAGGTAGAAACCCCGAGCAAAACGCTTCCAAGAGCTCTCTTTTATGCTCTTATTTTGGTTGTATCAGGATACATTTTTCCACTTCTGGTAGGAACAGGAGCTATCCCGGTGGATCGTGAACTCTGGTCTGATGGCTACTTCTCAGAAATTGCTAAAATACTAGGTGGTGTATGGTTAAGATTTTGGGTCCAAGCTGCATCTGCTTTGTCAAACATGGGGATGTTTGTAGCTGAGATGAGCAGTGATGCTTATCAGCTTCAGGGGATGGCATACCGTGGGATGCTTCCAGCATTCTTTGGCAAGAAGTCTCGGCATGGGACTCCTATTATAGGAATTTTATTTTCTGCATCTGGTGTGATTCTACTTTCATGGATGAGTTTTCAAGAGATTGTAGCAGCGGAGAACTATTTATACTGTTTTGGAATGATAATGGAGTTCATAGCATTTGTCAAGTTAAGGATGAAATATCCAGCTGCATCTCGGCCTTATAAGATCCCCGTCGGTACAACAGGTGCAATTATGCTTTGTATTCCCCCGACCCTACTGATTGTTGTGGTCTTAGCTCTTGCTTCTTTGAAGGTTATGGTATTAAGCATCTTTGCTGTGATAATTGGGCTGGTTATGTATCCTTGTCTCAAGTACACTGAGAAGAAGAGATGGTTAAGATTCTGTGTGGCCCCTGACCTTCCTGATATCGGATCAGTACTGCAATAA